A genomic stretch from Verrucomicrobiota bacterium includes:
- a CDS encoding GTP-binding protein — MSTPDTRIPVTILTGFLGAGKTTLLNHILTARHGKRIAVIENEFGEIGIDNDLVINADEEVFEMNNGCICCTVRGDLIRILGNLMKRRDKFDYILVETTGMADPGPVAQTFFVDDEIKAQFRLDGIVTVVDTRHVVQHLGESKECQEQIAFADVILLNKTDLVTPAELTDLEARLRGMNAVARFHRTQQSLVPVEHVVGIHAFDLDAKLAVDDDFLREELPFEWSGTYALAPGDYELVFQSGPDPEMGLVALKLAGLNEADATAARKEALKLFSTPGVSVVDGAEFPPRWALHKLVFAPAGGGTFRLRVAEPGHYLLCTQHMPEEFAMVVRRDGALVEPVHATEHAAGHTHDDTVSSVGITEETPLDPKKLNAWMSELLASKGADIFRMKGILHIANTPNRFVFQGVHMLFDGKPDRAWKADEHRISRLIFIGRNLDRAELTAGFRNCLVA, encoded by the coding sequence ATGAGCACTCCCGATACCCGCATCCCCGTCACCATCCTCACCGGCTTTCTCGGCGCGGGCAAAACCACGCTGTTGAACCACATCCTCACCGCCCGCCACGGCAAGCGCATCGCCGTCATCGAAAACGAATTCGGCGAAATCGGCATTGATAACGACCTGGTCATCAATGCCGACGAGGAGGTCTTCGAGATGAACAACGGCTGCATCTGCTGCACCGTCCGCGGCGACCTCATCCGCATCCTCGGCAACCTCATGAAGCGTCGGGACAAGTTCGACTACATCCTCGTCGAGACCACCGGCATGGCTGACCCCGGGCCCGTGGCGCAGACGTTCTTTGTGGACGACGAGATCAAGGCGCAGTTCCGCCTCGATGGCATCGTGACCGTGGTGGACACGCGGCACGTCGTGCAACACCTCGGCGAGAGCAAGGAATGCCAGGAACAAATCGCCTTCGCCGACGTGATTCTCCTAAACAAGACCGACCTCGTGACGCCGGCCGAGCTGACCGACCTCGAAGCCCGCCTGCGCGGGATGAACGCCGTCGCCCGCTTCCACCGCACGCAGCAATCGCTCGTGCCCGTCGAGCACGTCGTGGGCATTCACGCCTTCGACCTCGATGCGAAGCTTGCTGTGGACGACGACTTCCTGCGCGAGGAACTGCCCTTCGAGTGGAGCGGCACCTATGCGCTCGCGCCGGGTGACTACGAATTGGTATTTCAATCCGGCCCCGACCCGGAGATGGGCCTGGTGGCGCTCAAGCTCGCGGGGTTGAACGAGGCCGACGCCACCGCCGCGCGGAAGGAAGCGCTCAAACTCTTCAGCACCCCCGGCGTGAGCGTGGTGGACGGCGCGGAGTTTCCGCCGCGCTGGGCGTTGCACAAACTTGTGTTCGCGCCGGCAGGCGGCGGCACCTTCCGACTGCGCGTCGCGGAACCGGGCCATTACCTGCTCTGCACGCAGCACATGCCGGAAGAATTCGCCATGGTCGTCCGCCGCGACGGCGCGCTGGTGGAGCCGGTCCACGCGACTGAACACGCCGCCGGCCACACGCACGACGACACCGTCAGCTCCGTGGGTATCACCGAGGAAACGCCACTGGACCCGAAGAAACTCAACGCTTGGATGAGTGAACTGCTCGCCTCTAAGGGCGCGGACATCTTCCGCATGAAAGGCATCCTGCACATCGCCAACACGCCCAATCGCTTCGTTTTCCAAGGCGTCCACATGCTCTTCGACGGCAAGCCCGACCGGGCGTGGAAGGCCGATGAACACCGTATCAGCCGGCTCATCTTCATCGGCCGCAACCTCGACCGCGCCGAGCTCACCGCCGGTTTCCGCAACTGCCTCGTCGCATGA
- a CDS encoding MerC domain-containing protein: protein MKKPSYRPAADTLGIAASSVCAAHCILLPLAVALLPGVLARFVAGPWVHGGLACVVVVTSLAAFIPGWLKHGEARVWRWALAGLGCVLAARFEAEGAAEMVLTSIGSVLLIVAHRLNHSLSYWADRD, encoded by the coding sequence ATGAAGAAACCCTCCTATCGTCCCGCCGCCGACACCCTCGGCATCGCCGCCTCCAGCGTTTGCGCCGCCCACTGCATCCTGCTGCCGCTCGCCGTCGCCTTGTTACCCGGCGTGCTGGCCCGATTCGTCGCCGGCCCGTGGGTGCATGGCGGGCTAGCCTGCGTCGTCGTGGTCACGAGCTTGGCCGCGTTCATCCCCGGCTGGCTCAAACACGGCGAAGCCCGCGTGTGGCGCTGGGCGCTTGCGGGACTGGGCTGCGTGCTGGCGGCCCGCTTCGAGGCCGAGGGCGCGGCGGAGATGGTGCTCACCTCGATTGGCAGCGTGCTGCTCATCGTCGCCCACCGCCTCAACCACTCGCTGAGTTATTGGGCCGACCGTGACTGA
- a CDS encoding nitrate reductase, which produces MKINLLDPTPRPAPDAARIAELKAWVRELMRVDDSALVVINELACEDPDCPDVETSIVLSLAPKEYLTFSISKPAADVTRADLVQALTQPRAH; this is translated from the coding sequence ATGAAGATCAACCTCCTCGACCCCACCCCGCGCCCCGCGCCCGACGCCGCTCGGATCGCCGAGTTGAAGGCGTGGGTGCGTGAGTTGATGCGCGTGGATGACTCCGCGCTGGTCGTCATCAACGAACTGGCCTGCGAAGACCCGGATTGCCCGGACGTGGAGACCAGCATCGTCCTCTCCCTCGCGCCAAAGGAGTATCTCACATTTTCCATTTCCAAACCCGCCGCCGACGTCACCCGCGCTGACCTCGTGCAGGCGCTCACTCAACCGCGCGCCCACTGA
- a CDS encoding MerC domain-containing protein: protein MRTVRPGGRCGRHRGLAFLRSPFGGAHGLPNSIPLAGVQRPLPPLPSPQPDPRRVNALSTTSPAPRWLRPLDRLGSVLSTACAVHCLLMPLVVAALPMLASGPLASRAFERAACGLMVALASFCLWRGCRTHGRWGLFILLGGGAVVTHAVQWFGPDICCAKERANWTEALVMCVGGLAIASAHLLNLRLMRRCDGCPACS, encoded by the coding sequence TTGCGAACGGTGCGGCCAGGCGGCCGGTGTGGGAGACATCGGGGACTTGCGTTCCTTCGAAGCCCGTTTGGCGGCGCGCACGGGCTACCAAATTCAATACCACTGGCTGGAGTTCAGCGGCCTTTGCCACCGCTGCCATCGCCTCAACCAGATCCTCGCCGCGTGAACGCCCTTTCCACCACCTCCCCTGCCCCGCGCTGGCTGCGTCCGCTGGACCGCCTCGGCTCGGTGCTCTCCACCGCGTGCGCAGTGCATTGCCTGCTGATGCCACTGGTGGTGGCCGCGCTGCCGATGCTCGCCAGCGGGCCGCTGGCCAGCCGTGCGTTTGAGCGGGCGGCGTGTGGGCTGATGGTGGCGTTGGCGTCCTTTTGCCTGTGGCGCGGCTGCCGCACGCATGGGCGTTGGGGCCTTTTCATTTTGCTCGGCGGCGGCGCGGTAGTCACGCACGCGGTGCAGTGGTTTGGCCCCGACATCTGCTGCGCCAAGGAACGCGCCAATTGGACCGAGGCCCTCGTGATGTGCGTCGGTGGGCTCGCCATCGCCTCCGCGCACCTGCTGAACCTACGACTCATGCGCCGGTGTGACGGCTGCCCCGCTTGCTCATGA